A section of the Roseivirga sp. BDSF3-8 genome encodes:
- a CDS encoding porin family protein, giving the protein MNKLTLLILAFMGMSLGAYAQGTPSFGLRAGYSLSTWGGQSVEDFANLGEEFGAFSTEPTSGFHAGAYVTIPVAPNFAIEPGVQYSQKGMRVSQSFLGDSNFGFLSPRIDVTSNMHYVDVPILAKYQSDGGFQLYAGPQFSYLIDQSAVAEGGILGFSYEQDFDMNRGFRKVDVGITAGIGYQMPNGLNLSAGYDYGLSSLDEGNSNVEAYNRVAKVSVGYQF; this is encoded by the coding sequence ATGAATAAACTTACACTACTAATACTAGCTTTTATGGGAATGAGCCTGGGGGCGTATGCCCAGGGTACTCCTTCGTTTGGTCTGCGTGCAGGGTATAGCTTGTCTACCTGGGGCGGCCAGTCTGTAGAAGATTTTGCTAACCTTGGCGAGGAGTTCGGCGCCTTCAGTACTGAGCCCACTTCCGGCTTTCATGCAGGAGCGTATGTGACTATACCTGTTGCGCCTAATTTTGCCATAGAGCCCGGGGTGCAATATAGCCAGAAGGGCATGCGTGTATCGCAGAGCTTTTTGGGGGATAGCAATTTCGGCTTTCTGTCTCCCCGGATAGACGTGACGAGTAATATGCATTATGTAGATGTGCCCATACTGGCAAAATACCAATCGGATGGTGGCTTTCAGCTTTATGCGGGACCTCAGTTCAGCTACCTGATAGATCAGAGTGCGGTGGCAGAAGGCGGTATATTGGGCTTCAGCTATGAGCAGGACTTTGACATGAATCGGGGCTTTAGAAAAGTTGATGTGGGCATTACCGCTGGCATAGGGTATCAGATGCCTAATGGTCTGAACCTGAGTGCCGGATATGATTATGGCCTTAGCTCACTGGATGAAGGTAACAGCAATGTAGAAGCATATAACCGCGTAGCCAAGGTATCTGTAGGCTACCAGTTTTAA